The genomic window taagtcTTTATAAAAAGACCATTTCATTACAGAGATGTAATCCTATTAACTCAAATATCACTTctaaaatataagtaaatattggAAAACTATAGATCTCTAGATATTCTTGCATTTGGAAGTTGTATAATTTAACATACATCTCACTAatgcaattatatattacatttcctCAAGGCAGTATTATTATCATTGGtacaatgataataattactatTGCAACAACGTTTATATCaatatacgtgtatgtatatttatatacacagatatatacatataggaTCAGGGAAAATGTATACatgtttttcaaaatatgCTAACACGAAACAATTAGCTcgatttactttaattaagtTATATCTGGAATAAAACTTCACTGTACTCATATCGAATtgtattctataaaaattaattcagttgaaacaaaaaaagggACGTTACTTCTACGTAGTCTATTGGGAATGCAAAGTATTCTATTTCAAACTTATAGGCTATTCTCATTCGATGTTAAAGCAGAAAAAATTCGACAAAGTGAGCATCACTCTTACCATAAACCcttgtatattaaaaagttcatTGTCGCATATGGTACTTAAGCAACGAGGTACTCTCATAGgtataatacatttaaaatcttttttgcGTTGATTTATAACAGTTTACAAACGTCTTGTTGCCTTAGGCCCTAACAATTGAATATACTGTAACGCTTCGTTTATCAAAAGTTTAAATGCAGCAGCAGTGCTTTGCAAGTGTATCGCTAATTGGAGCAATTCTCGGTATGTTTCTGTTTTCTCATCTTAATCTTCAACAGATATTTgctatcaaatattttcgttgtaATCGACGCCATTTTAATAGGtgtcgtttaatatttaaagacaaaaagataaaaataagagaaaaacaaTTCCAGCGTTGATACGCTTGTTAGTAATGTACGAAATACTAGCATTACTTTTTACAGATTAACTTTGTATCCTCGTCTCTCCCAAGTGCTATGTACTCATCGGGAGAATAATCGAAAAGTACAAAATCGTACCTGAAATGAAATAccaagaatatattattattgttattaatattttattataactatatacaGTTGggctatattttatatataattacaccTTATCAATTCTAACGTTAGAATTCCTCTTGGAATTAACTAGTTATCATAGCGTTAATGGGTGTCccttattaaaattttaatttactatcGTGCTATATCGTTTCCACTTAGTATACTCACCTAAACATCTCGTAGAGATCTTTGATCTGCGATTTCGATAATTGAgcgaaataattcttaataacGTCTTTCGTCTGGACACCCCTGGTAGGATTCTTCCACTCAGGTTTAATGATGTGAGCCACGTGAGCTTGTTTTATGAGATAATCTTGATCTTCCtttaatcaatatatttttccaattaaaatatagaattgaTTAATCGTATTGTTTAcatagaattttttgaaagatatatttacatgGAGCGTTTCAAACTTTGCAATTACGTCAAATCGTACTTGACACGGCGTACAAAAGATCACAATTGGAGTCCAGTGCATATCAAGTTCGTTCCCAGCTCTCCATTGACATAACAACCACCGTACAAATTCTTCAAAGAGTGGATACCTTGGACCGTGTCGTCCATTTGTCTTTCGGTCCTAATCATAGTTGATAATGATTCATTAAATTCGACAAGACCAATCAAATTGATGAaacatagaaagaaaattaaaataacatacataactttaAAGATAGTTTGTCCTTACCCTAGATCTATAGTTCCAAACAATATGGGATCCAAGATTACTGTGAAACGTATGCGGTAAGCTATGCTCCAATTTATCTCTGTAGGCGCTGAGCAACCTCTCGAACGGATGTCTTACTATCAAGAAACTAATGCTGTCGTTTAGGAACTTGTTCAACTCATCGGCCGTGTGTCTGGGATATTTCTGCCTCGCCAGAGAAACAGGTACAGCTTTCGAGGCCTTTAAGAACTGTGGGCTGTATctgaaaacaatttataaagtttGATGTTGATCAAGCTGTTTATTTAAACTTAGCCTGGCAGATGTTGGATCAGTTTTGCCATGAGCatcgaatgttttattttataaggaTGATAATATAAAGAGCCGACTAAGACAGATCTTTATCTCTCTGAGATATTTAAACTGTTGCTAAGACtcttatggaaaatttaaacatgcaaaaatacagagaatgcacgtaatatgcagaaatatataaaatattcaaagcatTGTACTCGTAAtaagtattacataataaatatgaatatataatatttaacaacgaattacgtttaataaataataacgggTAAAACAAAACTCTATTTAGAttctattcttttaattatgctcaaaaaaatataaatttgcacaaaAACTCGCAGTCTAGCAATAATTCactaaaaaaatttgaaagaacaatgatatatgtaaatgtatctTAAAAAGTGATACGTGTCAAAATTGTCTCAACCTTTGTTACATGAAGGTGAAAGAACATTTAGCAAATTGAATGCTTCTTACCCCGCAAGTAGATTGAAATTGTACATCCAAGAGGTAGAGGCGGCTTTGAAGACGTTGCACcatattaaatgatattctCTATTTACAAGAAATTCCCAGGCGTTAGGCCTGTGAAGAGAATCGTTTCCAGGCCTGTCTAATCCCTCTTCGGCGCATTTCTCCGCCAGAAACTTCCTCCTTGTATACAATCGCTTTTCAGTTTCGGCGATCGCTGCTTCCTCCATTAGCCTTTCCTCCGGTGTCAGGTTCGCATCCTCCTGTTGACATTAATATTCATGTTGTATTccattaattatatagaacatttttaagATGCTTTAAAGATGTGTTTAATTAGGACTACATAAACATTCTCACATCTCATTAGCAGTGGTAAAATAAGCAGACGTTATATGTCGCTTTTACTCCTAATGAATCAGACGCACAAATTATGTTCGTAGATTTTACGATGAGTTAAGATACTAAGAGGCGAAACGGATGTAGTAATGCTCAGGGTCGTATGCACCACTCTACTTCTACAAGAAAGGGTTGAGTTAAGGCTAAGATATGTTTTATACGACATTGATTGAAGTTGAGGAACTCTTAtccttttaaatttctatcgtttGTCATCAATTAGTTGATGATGCCTACTCTATTATCATAGCTATTATCATATACCTATAGAAATCGAGAATCCAGGTACTCTAAAAATTCAGATATTCGAGAATTCGAGTACTCGAAAAATGTTGACACTTGAAACctgagatatttaataatttggaTAATTGAAAGCACTGACATTAAAAAGATTCAGGTACCAGaatactattgcgttatagtGTTCAAGAATCcggatatttttacaattatgtaCTCGAAAGGTGAAATGAtcgaatgattttaatattcagaaattcaagtatatacaaatttcaatgattGAAATCTGAACTATGTTTCAGAAAATCTATAATTCGAAATCAGATATctgtgatatttaatttataataatatttctttgtatcaGTATTGGCcaaactataaaatttctgtgccatacgaattatttatattaacagCGTCGCGAAATTCAATACGCATtatgaaactgaaattaaGATACTTTGTGAACATGATTCGCGCTGCAAATTGTGCAAGTTTTAGACATTGAACACTGG from Bombus pyrosoma isolate SC7728 linkage group LG8, ASM1482585v1, whole genome shotgun sequence includes these protein-coding regions:
- the LOC122570208 gene encoding carbohydrate sulfotransferase 11, producing MSTPIRYEYRRKIVHREKMTLRRYVFATIRRTLLAAGILMLLVFALSNQDAGNSVQQGLLLEEDANLTPEERLMEEAAIAETEKRLYTRRKFLAEKCAEEGLDRPGNDSLHRPNAWEFLVNREYHLIWCNVFKAASTSWMYNFNLLAGYSPQFLKASKAVPVSLARQKYPRHTADELNKFLNDSISFLIVRHPFERLLSAYRDKLEHSLPHTFHSNLGSHIVWNYRSRDRKTNGRHGPRYPLFEEFVRWLLCQWRAGNELDMHWTPIVIFCTPCQVRFDVIAKFETLHEDQDYLIKQAHVAHIIKPEWKNPTRGVQTKDVIKNYFAQLSKSQIKDLYEMFRYDFVLFDYSPDEYIALGRDEDTKLICKK